The Bosea beijingensis genome contains the following window.
GACGAGGGGCGATTTGCCGCCGAGCTCCAGCACCAGCCGGGTGACATGCTCGGCCGCGGCCCGCATCACGCGCTGCCCGGTCGCGAGCGAGCCGGTGAAGGTGATGTGGTCGATGCCGGGGTGGGCGACGAGCGCCGCGCCAGCCTCGGAACCCGTCCCGGCGACGACGTTGAGCACGCCTGCGGGCAGGCCTGCTTCGTGCAGCAGCTCGGCTAGCATCAGTGTCGTGAAGGGCGTCTGCTCGGCTGGCTTGACCACGAGCGTGCAGCCGGCCGCGAGGGCCGGCGCAATGCCCCGCGCCGCCGTCGAGAGCGGATAGTTCCACGGCACGATCTGGGCGGCGATGCCGACCGGCTCCTCGAGCGTCAGCCCGATATGATCGGGGCCGAGCGGCATGCTGTCGCCATGCAGCTTGTCGGCCGCGCCGGCATAATAGGCGAAAGCCTTCACGACGCCGCCGACATCGCCCTCGGCTTCCGCCAGCCGCTTGCCGGAATCGAGCGTCTCGACCACGGCGAAGCGGGCCGCGCGCTCGGCGATCAGGTGGCTTGCCCGCATCAGGATGTCGCCGCGCGCGGCGGGGCTCAGTCGGGACCATGGGCCGGAGAGCGCAGCGCGGGCGGCTGCGACCGCCCGGTCGATATCGGCGCCGTCGCCGGCGGCGACCGTGGCGAAAGCCGTGCCCCGGCCGGGATCGAAGCTCTCCATCCGACGCCCAAAGACGGAGTCGACAAAGCACCCATCGATGAAGTGCCCACCCGGCAGGCCGGCGAGCGTTCCCGTCTGCAGGGCCTCGGCGACCAGTGCGGCGCGGTCCAGGGTCACGCGCCGATCTCCGTGACCTGATAGGCGGCCTTGTCGAGCCAGGACGGCTCGATCTCGACGCCCCAGCCCGGCCCATCGGGGATCGCGACCTTACCATCGCGCGCCTGCGGCGGGTTGCGCAGCAGGCCCTGTTCCCACGGGTAATAGTCCGGCCCCTCGATCGAGAATTCGACATAAGGGCCGGCATTGGCGAGCGCGCCCATGATGTGCAGCGTGAACACCGTCACCAGCGACTGGTTGGCCGAATGCGGCGTCACCGGCAGGCCGGCCTCTTGCGCCCAGCGTGCGACTTTCAGCATCCGCCCGACGCCGCCGATATAGCAGACGTCCGGCTGCACGACGTCGACCACGCGGCCGTCGATCATAGCGCGCCAGACAGCGAGATCGCAGTCCTGCTCGCCGCCCGTGACATCGAGATCGAGGGCGTCGCGGACCTCGCGCGTCCAGGCATGTTCCCAATAGGGGCAGGGCTCCTCGAAATGGACGATGCCGTGATCCTGCAACATCCGGCCGACCGCGATGGCCTTGTCCGGCGAATAGGCGCTGTTGCCATCGACGAGCAGCGTCGCATCTGGGCCGAGCGCCCGCCTGACCTGCGGCACGATCGCCTCCGTGCGGCCCGGCCATTCGTCGATGTCGCGGCCGCATTCGCGCCCGACCCGGAACTTGAAGGCGCTGTAGCCATGGGCGTCGCGCAGGCGCAGGAAGCGCTCGGCCTCGGCCTCCGGCGTGATCTCGCCGCGCTTCATGCTGGAGGCATAGACCGGAAACGGACGCGGCGTGCCGCCGAGCAATTCGCAGACGCTTTTCCGCTCGCTCCGGCCGCGTAGGTCCCACAGCGCCGTGTCGAGCCCGGTCATGGCGCGGCAGAGATAGGAGCCGGGGAATTTATGCTCGCGCTCGCCAATGGTCGCGATCAGCTCGTCGATGTCGAAGGCATTCTCGCCGACCGCCCAGCGTGCGACCTGCCGGTGGAAGACGGTCGCGGTGATGTCGGCATTATAGGGCGAGAACTGCCCCCAGCCCTGGCTGCCATCCTCGCATGTCGCGCGAACGAAGCCGACGTCCTGCGTCGAGAAGCTTTCGAGCCGGGTGATCTTCATCGCTGCCGCTGTCCGTTCCGGGAGCGCCGCCCGGCGAACAACCCGGCAGCTTCGGCGCAAGAAGGGGCTTGAATTGGCCTGACCCCAAGGTCCATTCTCACCAAATCGACAGTCCACTC
Protein-coding sequences here:
- a CDS encoding aldehyde dehydrogenase family protein gives rise to the protein MTLDRAALVAEALQTGTLAGLPGGHFIDGCFVDSVFGRRMESFDPGRGTAFATVAAGDGADIDRAVAAARAALSGPWSRLSPAARGDILMRASHLIAERAARFAVVETLDSGKRLAEAEGDVGGVVKAFAYYAGAADKLHGDSMPLGPDHIGLTLEEPVGIAAQIVPWNYPLSTAARGIAPALAAGCTLVVKPAEQTPFTTLMLAELLHEAGLPAGVLNVVAGTGSEAGAALVAHPGIDHITFTGSLATGQRVMRAAAEHVTRLVLELGGKSPLVVLADCDVDAAVAGVMEAIFENAGQICSAGSRLIVEEAIAETLLERLVASAQGLRPGHGLSDAGIGPINSAAQLARVAAHVDRARAAGNRILTGGAVVPPEDCGGGWFYQPTIVLADGPDDPLVQEEIFGPVLTVQVVPDFEAAIAAANATSYALVAGIYTRDHAKAWRFARAVDAGQVYINEFFAGGIAMPFGGNRKSGFGRAKGMAGLRSYCKLKSVVARI
- a CDS encoding mandelate racemase/muconate lactonizing enzyme family protein; its protein translation is MKITRLESFSTQDVGFVRATCEDGSQGWGQFSPYNADITATVFHRQVARWAVGENAFDIDELIATIGEREHKFPGSYLCRAMTGLDTALWDLRGRSERKSVCELLGGTPRPFPVYASSMKRGEITPEAEAERFLRLRDAHGYSAFKFRVGRECGRDIDEWPGRTEAIVPQVRRALGPDATLLVDGNSAYSPDKAIAVGRMLQDHGIVHFEEPCPYWEHAWTREVRDALDLDVTGGEQDCDLAVWRAMIDGRVVDVVQPDVCYIGGVGRMLKVARWAQEAGLPVTPHSANQSLVTVFTLHIMGALANAGPYVEFSIEGPDYYPWEQGLLRNPPQARDGKVAIPDGPGWGVEIEPSWLDKAAYQVTEIGA